From Methanobacterium alcaliphilum:
AGGGCTTCCCTAAATTTATATTCTTCAATTAGATTCCCTATTATTAATGGGGCTTCTTTGATAGATTGTTCAAACTCCAAATCATCACCACTAAAATCAGTTGCTTCGGGTATCTCTCCATTGAAAAATCTTTTGGTGAATGAAAAAGTTCTGTGAATAAAATTTCCCAATACATCTGCCAGTTCATCATTAACTCTGCGCTGGAAATCATCCCATGAGAAATCAGTATCACGAGTTAAAGGTGCATTAATAGTTAAATAATATCTTAGTACATCCGCATCAAAGTTTTTTAAGAAATCAGACGTCCAAATCACCCAATTTTTACTGGTTGACATTTTACTACCTTCTAATGACAAATATTCACCAGCAATAATATTTTTAGGTAGCTTACACCCATAAGCCATGAGTAAAGCAGGCCAGAATATAGAATGATGGTATATTATATCTTTACCTATAAAATGGACGGCCTTCTCATCCCAATATTCTTTCCAGAGTTTGCCAGTTTTCCCAGACCATTGAGCTGCTGAAGAGATGTATCCTAAAAATGCCTCACCCCACACATAAATTATTTTTCCTTCAGCCCCGTCTAATGGAACAGGAATACCCCATTCCATATCTCGAGTAAGTATCCAATCTTTAAGCCCTTCTTTTATCCATTGCAAGGCATAATTTTTAACATTTGCCGGCAGTTCCTTATTAGAAATAATCCAGTTATGTACATCATTTTCAAAATGGCTTAATTTGAAAAAATAATGTTTGGATTCTTTAATTTCAGGTTTTGAATTACAGATTAAACACTGAGGTTCAACTAACTGAGTAGGTTCCAGATGTCGGCCACATACCTCACAATGATCTCCACGAGCGCCTTCTGAATCACAATGAGGACATATGCCTTCCACGTACCTATCTGGCAGAAATCTTCCACATCTATCACAATAAGGTTGTTTTATTTCTTTTTCATAAATAAAACCTTTTTCATATAACTTTAAAAAGAAATTCTGACTTATTTCATAATGTAAAGAATCAGTAGTCCTGGAAAAATTATCAAATGAAATGTGGCATGCATGGAGATCTTCTTTAATCATATTATGATATCGAGTCGCAATCTCTAGAGGTTTTTTACCCTCTTTTTCTGCTTTTACTGCGATAGGGGTTCCATGTTCGTCGGTAGAACATACAAATAATACTTCATTGCCCTTCATTCGATTATATCTGGCGTAAATATCTGCAGGGATATAAGTTGAACGTAAGTGACCTAAATGCGTCGGGCCATTAGCATATGGCAATGCACAAGTGATAAATAGTTTACTCAATGATATTCCTCCTCACACAAAATGGGCGTTATTTAAAGCTTGAATAGGTTATTTTAATTTAATTATAATAATCAAAGGATTAATTCATTTTGAATTGCGAATCCATTAATACAATACAGATGATAATATAAAATTTTTAAATCATAAGAATCTAATTTTACAAAATATTAGAAATCTATCCTATTTTAATCTATTTTTATATATAAATTTGACGCAGATAATTAACCATATAGATTTATTTGATTTAAACCACAAAAACTCAGCAAACTGATGAAGAAATACCCCATATTCTATTTTTTCATTTGAAAACGTCAGTTCAACCTTTATTTTAATTTTATTGCACTAAAATATATGATTTTCAGGTGAAAATTTTTATCACAAATTAACAATTACACATTTAGTTAAGTTATTTATCCTTGATTTTACTAATTAGATATATGGTTTCATTATCATTTCTAAATCCACTTTCTAGTGAAGGGGAAGAAATAGTCAGAGAAAAAGGATCTTTAGACCATATATCTGATATTAATGCAGAACTATTAATGGTTGTGAGAGAAAGCGAATCTCAAAAAATTTCTAATGATTCATATATTCCTCAAAGCTATGCAGACTTAGCGGTAAAGCGAGTAGAATGGTATGCCCGTAAAAAGAATGATAAAAAATATAATCATAATGATTATGCATTCTTATTAAACCCTGAAATAACTGAATTTGATGTTATAAGTTTTTATATTGCAGCACAATCAGTTGGTATTAAATTTAAACCAAATTCAAGAGAAACACGCCTAATGATTGAAGCCCAGGGAAAATTAGTTGAAGAGAGATTGGAAAAAATACCATCTTATCAACGGAAAGAAATTGTAGATAATCTCTTAAATCAACTGGTTTTTGAAGATAACATCCCCTGGACTTCCATTGCTGAGTTACTGGGAAGTAAAAAAATTAGGTTAGCTGATTTAATCCTTGATCAGGGAGAAGTTATACTAGAAAAAGACGACTTTATGGATCGATTTGATGAGAAAATTATTGGCAGACCTTCTGAAAAGATGTATGATCTTTTAATTGGTGAGAGAATTAAGATAATGATTATAACTCGAATGATCATGCAGAATACCGAGAACTATATTAAACGAGTTCATGATATGGCTTCTAAAATTGAACCACACCCCTCACTCCTGCAGATTGCAGATCAAATAACTGAAAAAATAAATGAAAGTATTTCCTATTATTCAAGTTCAGGAGGAGGGTTTGGTGGTGATATTAAAGCATCTGAATTAGTGCATGAAGCATTCCCCCCATGTATCCAAAAAACAATTGAAGGTGTGGGTTCGGGTAATAGGAACGATGCTATAGTCCTATTGCTCACATCATTTATATCATATGCTCGTTTGTATCCATCTGTCTTTAGAAACGATATCAGTATGAAAATTTCCGATATTGATGCTGATCTCCAAATAACAATAAATGAAATACTACCCTTAATTTATGATGCTGCTGATCGCTGTACTCCCCCATTATTTGAAGACGACCCTCAAGAAAAACTTAATATTACTGCTAAATTAGGTTTTGGTGTGCATACTATCCCTGAGCTAAAAAATGAAGGGGAAAGTAAGTGGTATACTCCAATGAGTTGTGAAAAAATTAAAATCCATCTCTCATCATTGTGTAAGCCAGATGCCACCTGTAAAAACATTGGAAACCCTCTTTCCTATTACAACAGAAAGAGGTGGGAACTCAGAAAGAGTGGTGGCAAATCTAAGACAAATGAAGATACTAAAAATGACGAATAATGATTAAAATAAACTATTGAATAAATTAAGGTGATATTGATTTTTGAAGCATCTACTTTAGAAGAAAGGAGAAGATATTATCGGGAAGAATGGAATGTTAAAGAATTACCTGATTTTATCAAAAAAGACCTGAATAAAAGAGAATTTGGATTCGATCATTTAGGTAACGGGCCTAATGATAGGTACCGTATCTTTAAAACTCAGGATATGATAAGGCGTTTTATGAGATATAGATCCCCATTTGCTGCTTACTGTTCTATTGCTTTTTATAATAAACCTTGGCAAAGAGGTGACTGGTTAAAATCTGAATTAGTTTTTGATGTAGATGCTAAAGACTTGCCTATTCGATCATGCAACTGTGAAGGAGTATGTAACATTTGTCTTAACGAAGCCAGACAAATAGTCCTTTTGATTCTGGATACTTTAAGAGGTGATCTCGGTTTAAAAGATATACATATGATTTATTCCGGGAGAGGATACCACATAAGAGTCCTGGATGAAGAAGTAATGACTTTTGACAGCGAAGTCCGTTCTCAAGTCTTGAAATATGTTTCAGGAGCAGAAGCTCCGAAAAACAAATACGTCCTAGAAAATGAAGTAGATCAAAAACCTTATGAGTTAGAACACTTTTTAATCCCATTTGGTTATCCTGCCGTTTTTACCAGCCGAGTGAAACACTCTATAATGCACATTACCGGTAAAGAGAAAATTGAAAATATAAATACTAAATTATTGAAGGATATAATCAAATACAGAAATTTAGTTGAAAAAGGAGAATGGGGTCTTTTTAAGAATAAAATTGGGCCAATAAGATATAAAAATTTTGTAGAATCCATGTCCCAACTCAATATGGGAATTGTAGATGCTAAAGTGTCTATTGATCTTAAAAGAATTTTAAGACTACCTACATCTCTTCACTCCAAGGTGAGTATGAAATGTATGGAAGTTAAGAATATAGAAAATTTTGATCCTTTAAAAGAAGCAGTACCTAAATTTGTAATGGAACGAAAAGATTATTAAACTATTTATTAATCCAGGAAGGTATAATAAATATAATTAAATTTTTAATTTATATTATCTATGTAAATGATTACCTGGATTTAAAAAGTCAAAAAAGAATTTTAATGTCTCATTGGAACACATATCGGATTTTAAAAACTCATTTATCCCCATGACCTTATGGTCCATCAAAATTTCTTTTCTTAAATGTTTTCCAATTCTTAAATGGTGGATATTTTCAGGGGTTAAAATATCTTCCAAAAATGATTCGGGGGTTCGGTGTTTTCTCTCAACATTGACCACCCATTGATCATTTTCTACCCAAGCCTGTTGGTTATACTTATCTAAAAATCTTTCCTGGTGAATCCTGGAGAAAACCTTTGGTCCCACGTGTTTTTTATATTTTGAAAGAAACCATACATCCAATTCTAGTGAAATGATTGCAATGCCCGATTCATCTGTCCATGACCCACAGTTAATCACATTAAAACCATCATAATTGAGTTTAGACTCTAAAGATTGTTCAGTTTTCTTGAGTTGAGGATATATAGCATCAGCAGGGATTTTAGGTGGTTTAAAAATAATTAATATGGTCTTGGTGCCCCTATCTTCAAATACTGCTTCAATATCTTTATTATTACAATAACAACTTAATGGGTAAAAATAACTAGTTTTAGGATCTTGCAAAAAATTTCGAGAAGCCACAATGAATTCTGACATTTTTTGAATATTTAAAGCCGCAGCCACATTTCTATTTTTATCAGTAGGATCCACTACCACCAAGGGTTCTGTGAATCTTACCCCCGTACCATAATCCTCTAAATCAATGATAAATCCACTCTTCCATAAAGATGAAGAAGCTTCTAAAACTTCCTTAAAAGAACCATATTCTAAAATTAATAGTTCACATAGGTATCCTGCAAATCCACCCACTTTGAATTCAGACCCATAAGTCTCAATACCTTCCATGAACTTTTTAAGTAATAAAACTTCGTCAATCTGTTCTCGCTGTAGGTGTTTATTTATGTATTCTGTGTGAAGAATAGTTCGATCTACTGCAGATTTTAAATCGTCCGCAGTTTTTATAGCATAGCATGGCACAAAATCTACATCATACCCCTGTATATGGCCCGTTACATAGGGGTGTGATGCATATCTCTCTTCAAATGTACCCTTCATTTTTTTAATGCACTGATGACCTAAAAATAATCCCTTAACTTTAAGTTCCTCCAGAGGCGTTTCCAGTGGAAAATGAATAAAAATATCAATATCTGCTTTACCCGATAACCATGTGCCCTTGGCAACAGAACCAACAAGTATTGCCAGGGCATTGATCCCCTTTTCCTGTGCCAATTCATTGATATAATTAATCATTATTTTTGATAGTGATTGAATTTTTTCTTCTTCATGCCTTTCAGGTTTTATGTCCATTAGAATATCATTGAAATCCATAGAATTGCCTCATTAATAAAAAAAAGTAAGGTTCTTTAGTTCATTTACAACTCAAAAACCATTAAATCAGTGTATATGGGACCTGCCGGTGTTAATTCGCTTTTTTTAAGTATTAATTTATTTACTGCCATTTTTCCTATTTGTACATCACTTAATTCTTCAATTTTTTCAACCAGTACCTCTTTATTAGTAGAACCTTTTAAACGACCAATGGTTAAATGAGGGATATAACTTCTTTCCTTGTCAAATCCTAATTTTATAAATTCATCATCTAATTCTTTTTGTATATCTGAAAAAGAATCAATGTTTTTGGTCCCTAACCAGATTACCCTTATATATCTCAAACTGGGAAAAACACCAACTCCTTCAATTAGAAGGTCGAAGGGATTAAAGTTTTCTACTTTTTGAGAAATAATATTTGATATTTCATTTAGTTTTTCTTCATTAATATCGCCGAAAAATTTAAGGGTTAAATGAAGATTCTGAGGTTCTACAAATTTTACTGGAGCTTCTGCAGCCCCCAAATTGTTTTGTATATCCCCTATTTTGTTTAACAAAGTTTTATCTACATCAACTGCTAAAAAAGCCCGCATATCTGAATTAGTACCCATGCACTCACCTTTTTAATGGATTATGTGAGATTGATATTTACTAAAATTATTATGTTCAAGGGAATATATCTATTTTATCAAGTTATTAATCTGATTTAAACTTTCCAATGGGGATTCTATTGTATTTAATAAGTATACTTCCATTTTTGAGAAAATTTCCTGGAAAAATTGCATCCTTAAATTATATTTTCGCTCATCGCGGATTAACTGATGAGGATTGCAGTAATCAGTTTCTTTCATATATTGAATTGCTTCCTCAATATCCATTTCTTTAAATGGAATATTGGCTGGGTTTCTCTCAAGAAGAATTATAGATTTTAATGTGGATGATTCTCTGATTCTGCCATTAAACAGATTTTTAACATCAACTATTCCCCTATTTTTATTGTCGAGTTTAACCCGCTGAATCTGATCTCTAAAATCAACCCATACATCAGCAACGTCATCACGAATATAAGAATTCTTCTCAGAAGAATATACTACCACTGAATTTTCAAATAATCTTGTGAAAAACCAGTCATCAGATATGTAATTAAATTTCTTATTCATCATCAGCCCATAAGTTAGGGTGGATTTTCCAGTCCCTGGCGGACCTATTATAGCAATGGCGTGGCCCTCAAAATCAACCACTGAGCCGTGCACTGAATATCTACGGTTTTCAGAGTGATATTCTTCAAAAAAGTCAGAGATAGTGGCCAGAGCTATACTTTTAACCCATCCATAGTAATCACAGTTTCTTATGATGCATGTTTTGGATAGTGGTTCATAGAGTACCTGGAGTTCTCCATTATTGGATGTGGCAAATATCTTAGCATGGGGGCGAATTTCCTCATTCATAAACTTAAAATTATCTTCCCATTCCTCTTTAAATGATTCACTATCAGTTAGTAATTTAACACATGCACCATGAATATTTGCTTTTCTCTCAAATACAACCTCACGGCCTAATTCTGCTAAAAGTTCATCTTTTTTACTGGGACTAATAATTTCAACTTCATAACTAGACATGAGCCCGCCTCTTAATAATTCTTTATGGATGTATTTTTATTATTGAATCTATTTATTTTTATGTAATTGTTAAAAGTTTAAAATTTAATTAAAGAAAAAATGATCAGCTAATCTGTTAAAAAAAGAATATAAAAAAGATTTTTACAGGATTTAATTAAAATTTTAAGTATTATAAAAAATTATTTTTCAATAATAGTCTCTTCAATTGACATCCCAAAATGTCGGGCGCCTTTATCCAGATAAATCAAAACATTATCCCCCTCCTTTAAATCAGAAACAGATACTGCTTCCCCTTTATCATTAATTAAACGGATAGTTTCTGCATTTTGAAGAAGTGTTTTAACAGTGATCCCTTCATATTCTGCTTCAAGGAGCATTAGGGGCCTTTTTTCTATTTTAACACGGCCTACAATAGCAACTTTTGATTTACCCTTATCATCAACAGTTAAAACTTCATCACCGGTTTCTAACTCGGATAAATATTTGGTTTTATTTCCAGGAGTCATTACATATGCCTGGACTGGCCCTGCATTTACTCTGAACGGCCTTGAAGCTACATATTCACTTTCTAATGATTCACTATGCACTAAAAATAATCCCGTTGAATAGGAACCAATCAACATTCCTTCCCCAATATTCATCATGGAACAAGTATCTACACAGACCCTATCGCCAGATCCCACAGGTTCTATTCGTGTGATAGTTGCGGCCTTAAGGTCATATTTTTCAGATTCTATTTTTTCAATTAGACTCGCAATCTTTTTGATTTCTGAAAAGTCATGGGGTTGTATTAAAATACCATCAGTTCCATGTTCCAGAGTTTCTAATGCCAGCTTAGCTTCATCATAATCAGACACCGCTGCAACTAATTTAACTTCTTCTTTTTGAAGATCTGCAATAATATTCTCTAGAGGGATAATGGTCCAGTCTTTACCAACTAATATTAAATAATCAACTACTCTCCCTAATTGTCGAGCTAATTCCTCATGCTTTTTACTACTTATTTCTACATAAGCAGCTACAGTTTTTCCTTTTCTTTTGAAACTGGAAGCAGTAGCCATATCTTTTGATTCACTTAAATCCGAGGGCAAGTGGAATGTGCCATCACCCTCTCCATTTTTTCCCACCAATATTATATCTGCTTCTTCCTGATCAGAGATAACAGTTATATTTCCTAATTTCCGTATATTTTCAAGATCAACCGGATCCAGCACATGATCAATGCCTGATTCAAGGGCAGTTGTTATAAAATCTTTTTTTTCATCCCAGGTCTTTCCTGGAGGCATTATCCAAGCAAATTTCATGAAATAACCTTCCAATAATTTAACGATATATTATAAAAATTATTTAAATAAGAATAGTAAATTAAATTAAAAATCTAATTAATTATTCTTTCAATAATTTAAGAGCTTCTTCAACATTTAATCGACCATGCACAATTTCAGAAATGGCTCTGGTAGTATTTTGTGGTGATTTCGCCTGGAAAACATTTCTTCCAATTGCTACTCCTGCTCCTCCAACACTAACGGAATTTTCAACCATTTCCAATAGTTCTTGCTCAGTTTCTACTTTAGGCCCGCCCGCAATGACTAAAGGTACTGGACAGCCATCTACTACTTCTTTAAAAGTATCAGGATCTCCAGTGTAATTAGTTTTTATAATATCTGCACCTAGTTCTGCACCAGCTCTTGCTGCCAATTTAACAACTTCTGCGTCGTGTTCATTGGTGATAGCTTTTCCCCGAGGGTACATCATGGCAATTAAAGGTATTCCCCATTCATCACAGATTTCTGAGGTGGTACCTAAATGAATTAGCATTTCAGGTTCTCGTTCCGACCCCACATTCACATGTACTGAAACTGCATCTGCCCCTAATTTAATAGCCTTTTCAACTGAAGTAACCAGAACTTTATGGTTAGGGTCTGGGCTTAAACCTGTGCTGGCTGAAAGGTGAATGATCAAACCAATATCACTTCCATACCCCCGGTGACCACAATCTACCATTCCTTTATGCATTAAAACAGCACTTGCACCGCCTTTTGCAACTTCGTCAATGGTTTCTGTCATGTTGATTATTCCTGGTGCAGGACCTATAGAAACACCGTGATCCATAGGAACAATTACACTTTTTCCGGTTTTTCTATCAATGATCCTTTCGATCCTGATTTTTTTCCCTATCATAAACACCCTCCGGTTATATGTTTTGTGAACCAAACTTAATAGTTTTTTATAAATTTTATTATTTTACTTTGAAATCAAAATTTTATTATTTTAATTTTAATTTTATGAACAAAGTTATATATTTTTTTTATTTTAAAGCTTATTTGACCATAACTTAAATTCTTTAAGGCGGGGTGGAATACCAGCATCACCACTAGATTCTAACCATCCTTCACTAGATTTTATATCTTCATCAACAACCGAAGATGAAACAAAATCAAGCAAACCCCTATTTCGAATAATAGTTTTTTTGGGTTTTAAAGTGGACGACCATATAAAGTAAACCTTGAAAGTCGTGTCAGGGTGATATCCTCCCCCTAAGTCAACTGAAAGTACATCACATTCACCTATATATTTATATACTTTTTCTAATGTTTCGTGAAGTCTTACATCTGCTTTTATGAATTGTACATTAGAATAATTATCCCTGACAGATTGCATAGCCTCCGTTGCTTCTGGACTATTATCTATAGCAATTACTTTACCATTTAAAGCTTTTTCAGCAATTATTCTAGTAGAATTGCCCACGTGACAACCTAATTCAACTACAAGATCATCTTTTTTTATAATATATTCCAGATTATCCCTGTAAACCTGAATATCATATACAATTTTTATCATAGAATCCACAAATCTGTGCATTGTTCATTTTAGGACAATAAAAGCTTTCAATTATTGTATAGATACTATGGACAATATATAATTTGTTAAAAAATAGTTTTACCATAAAAAAAAGATCAATTAATGAACCTTAAATGAAAGATAAAAAGACTAACGAAATTAAATCATCAGTGATCATTTTTTCAAGAATCGATTGCCACAAAAATCAATCTTACTGATGATAGTATCCTCTAAACTTGTTTCAGGGGTTTTAGATAGTGCAAAAGCCGTATTACCCAACATGGCCATGGAAGCGCCTAAAGTTTCTTTGTTAAGGATATCCACCATCTCTTTAACATCAGCCCTCATTAAAGATGTATTTTTTGCAAATTTATAAGATAATTTCATGAACTTTTGAGGAGTAGGTTCCTCTAATATTTGCTTAAGCATTCCTTCACCAGTTTTATTAATCATTTGCTGGTGTTGAGGGTTCTGAATAATTGAAGACGTATCAATATCACCCAATGTTTTAGCAATCACATAAAAAGGTTCACTGACTATTTTATCCAGTTTTCCATATTCCGGAGATCCTTCTTTTAATCTAATTACAATACCTCCCGTGGTTTCTGCTATTAAATCTCCAAGACCAGTGCCAAGTTCTACTTCAGCTTGATGGGCAACACTTGCTACTTGATTGTAAGAAAAAGGGATGTTCAGCATGTGCACCAAACCCATAATTGTTCCCATTGCACATGAAGCAGAGGTTCCAAATCCACACCCAATTGGAACTTCTATGTTATGATCTATTTTAAATCCTTCTTCAAATGAAAATTTATTTTTTAATAATTCAATAGTTTTGCGAGTAATAGAATCATTAAAGGAATCATTTTGACCATTTATTTTTATATCAATTTTATGATCAATTTTTGAAGGTTTTATAGTAGTAATTACTCCTTTATCAATTACCACTCCAACTCCACGGGATCCTTTCTTTAAAGGATTTGGATTATCCATAATCTGGAAAAATCCAGTTATATGCGATGGAGTAAATATTGAACATTCCATTTTATCACGACATTGAAATAATTTTAATTTATAATTACTTAAAAAAAACTTTAAATTAATTATTTTTGCTAATTAATTACAATCTGATTTTTAAGTTAATTAAATCTTTAAATAAAAATTTATATTAAAAAATATATTATATAAAATAGATTTTAATTATTTAATTAAAATAGTTTTTTTAATAATAAATAATCTACGAATAAATCCAG
This genomic window contains:
- the metG gene encoding methionine--tRNA ligase codes for the protein MSKLFITCALPYANGPTHLGHLRSTYIPADIYARYNRMKGNEVLFVCSTDEHGTPIAVKAEKEGKKPLEIATRYHNMIKEDLHACHISFDNFSRTTDSLHYEISQNFFLKLYEKGFIYEKEIKQPYCDRCGRFLPDRYVEGICPHCDSEGARGDHCEVCGRHLEPTQLVEPQCLICNSKPEIKESKHYFFKLSHFENDVHNWIISNKELPANVKNYALQWIKEGLKDWILTRDMEWGIPVPLDGAEGKIIYVWGEAFLGYISSAAQWSGKTGKLWKEYWDEKAVHFIGKDIIYHHSIFWPALLMAYGCKLPKNIIAGEYLSLEGSKMSTSKNWVIWTSDFLKNFDADVLRYYLTINAPLTRDTDFSWDDFQRRVNDELADVLGNFIHRTFSFTKRFFNGEIPEATDFSGDDLEFEQSIKEAPLIIGNLIEEYKFREALVNVIKLAKKGNKYFNDQEPWKTVKEDPEKAANCLYLCNQLTKVLAIFLIPYMPEKSLQILETLNLSTDNIVWDNTSSFIPSGHKIKKAKPLFAKIDDEFIEKQKEDLYKNLEEEVHDSSEDNEMTEIVSIDDFAKLEFRIGKVIEAESVEGSDNLLKLQVDIKEKQIQVVAGIAKKYSDDEILNKKVVVLVNLAPAKLFGVKSEGMILATSDSLSILSSETAAIGERIK
- the priL gene encoding DNA primase large subunit PriL encodes the protein MVSLSFLNPLSSEGEEIVREKGSLDHISDINAELLMVVRESESQKISNDSYIPQSYADLAVKRVEWYARKKNDKKYNHNDYAFLLNPEITEFDVISFYIAAQSVGIKFKPNSRETRLMIEAQGKLVEERLEKIPSYQRKEIVDNLLNQLVFEDNIPWTSIAELLGSKKIRLADLILDQGEVILEKDDFMDRFDEKIIGRPSEKMYDLLIGERIKIMIITRMIMQNTENYIKRVHDMASKIEPHPSLLQIADQITEKINESISYYSSSGGGFGGDIKASELVHEAFPPCIQKTIEGVGSGNRNDAIVLLLTSFISYARLYPSVFRNDISMKISDIDADLQITINEILPLIYDAADRCTPPLFEDDPQEKLNITAKLGFGVHTIPELKNEGESKWYTPMSCEKIKIHLSSLCKPDATCKNIGNPLSYYNRKRWELRKSGGKSKTNEDTKNDE
- the cca gene encoding CCA tRNA nucleotidyltransferase, producing MDFNDILMDIKPERHEEEKIQSLSKIMINYINELAQEKGINALAILVGSVAKGTWLSGKADIDIFIHFPLETPLEELKVKGLFLGHQCIKKMKGTFEERYASHPYVTGHIQGYDVDFVPCYAIKTADDLKSAVDRTILHTEYINKHLQREQIDEVLLLKKFMEGIETYGSEFKVGGFAGYLCELLILEYGSFKEVLEASSSLWKSGFIIDLEDYGTGVRFTEPLVVVDPTDKNRNVAAALNIQKMSEFIVASRNFLQDPKTSYFYPLSCYCNNKDIEAVFEDRGTKTILIIFKPPKIPADAIYPQLKKTEQSLESKLNYDGFNVINCGSWTDESGIAIISLELDVWFLSKYKKHVGPKVFSRIHQERFLDKYNQQAWVENDQWVVNVERKHRTPESFLEDILTPENIHHLRIGKHLRKEILMDHKVMGINEFLKSDMCSNETLKFFFDFLNPGNHLHR
- a CDS encoding 3-dehydroquinate synthase II, producing the protein MKFAWIMPPGKTWDEKKDFITTALESGIDHVLDPVDLENIRKLGNITVISDQEEADIILVGKNGEGDGTFHLPSDLSESKDMATASSFKRKGKTVAAYVEISSKKHEELARQLGRVVDYLILVGKDWTIIPLENIIADLQKEEVKLVAAVSDYDEAKLALETLEHGTDGILIQPHDFSEIKKIASLIEKIESEKYDLKAATITRIEPVGSGDRVCVDTCSMMNIGEGMLIGSYSTGLFLVHSESLESEYVASRPFRVNAGPVQAYVMTPGNKTKYLSELETGDEVLTVDDKGKSKVAIVGRVKIEKRPLMLLEAEYEGITVKTLLQNAETIRLINDKGEAVSVSDLKEGDNVLIYLDKGARHFGMSIEETIIEK
- the priS gene encoding DNA primase catalytic subunit PriS, with the protein product MFEASTLEERRRYYREEWNVKELPDFIKKDLNKREFGFDHLGNGPNDRYRIFKTQDMIRRFMRYRSPFAAYCSIAFYNKPWQRGDWLKSELVFDVDAKDLPIRSCNCEGVCNICLNEARQIVLLILDTLRGDLGLKDIHMIYSGRGYHIRVLDEEVMTFDSEVRSQVLKYVSGAEAPKNKYVLENEVDQKPYELEHFLIPFGYPAVFTSRVKHSIMHITGKEKIENINTKLLKDIIKYRNLVEKGEWGLFKNKIGPIRYKNFVESMSQLNMGIVDAKVSIDLKRILRLPTSLHSKVSMKCMEVKNIENFDPLKEAVPKFVMERKDY
- a CDS encoding class I SAM-dependent methyltransferase; this translates as MIKIVYDIQVYRDNLEYIIKKDDLVVELGCHVGNSTRIIAEKALNGKVIAIDNSPEATEAMQSVRDNYSNVQFIKADVRLHETLEKVYKYIGECDVLSVDLGGGYHPDTTFKVYFIWSSTLKPKKTIIRNRGLLDFVSSSVVDEDIKSSEGWLESSGDAGIPPRLKEFKLWSNKL
- the thpR gene encoding RNA 2',3'-cyclic phosphodiesterase encodes the protein MGTNSDMRAFLAVDVDKTLLNKIGDIQNNLGAAEAPVKFVEPQNLHLTLKFFGDINEEKLNEISNIISQKVENFNPFDLLIEGVGVFPSLRYIRVIWLGTKNIDSFSDIQKELDDEFIKLGFDKERSYIPHLTIGRLKGSTNKEVLVEKIEELSDVQIGKMAVNKLILKKSELTPAGPIYTDLMVFEL
- a CDS encoding 2-amino-3,7-dideoxy-D-threo-hept-6-ulosonate synthase, translating into MIGKKIRIERIIDRKTGKSVIVPMDHGVSIGPAPGIINMTETIDEVAKGGASAVLMHKGMVDCGHRGYGSDIGLIIHLSASTGLSPDPNHKVLVTSVEKAIKLGADAVSVHVNVGSEREPEMLIHLGTTSEICDEWGIPLIAMMYPRGKAITNEHDAEVVKLAARAGAELGADIIKTNYTGDPDTFKEVVDGCPVPLVIAGGPKVETEQELLEMVENSVSVGGAGVAIGRNVFQAKSPQNTTRAISEIVHGRLNVEEALKLLKE
- a CDS encoding pantoate kinase → MECSIFTPSHITGFFQIMDNPNPLKKGSRGVGVVIDKGVITTIKPSKIDHKIDIKINGQNDSFNDSITRKTIELLKNKFSFEEGFKIDHNIEVPIGCGFGTSASCAMGTIMGLVHMLNIPFSYNQVASVAHQAEVELGTGLGDLIAETTGGIVIRLKEGSPEYGKLDKIVSEPFYVIAKTLGDIDTSSIIQNPQHQQMINKTGEGMLKQILEEPTPQKFMKLSYKFAKNTSLMRADVKEMVDILNKETLGASMAMLGNTAFALSKTPETSLEDTIISKIDFCGNRFLKK